CAGGCCCGCGACGGCTATCAGAAGCTGAAGGCTGCCGCCGAAAGCAACAATGAGGCGCTGGAAGCGGCCTATGCGTCGGCTGCCAAGGGCGCGAGCGGCTTCACAGCCAAGCTCGTCGAGATCGCTCAGACCAATGTGACTTCATCGTTCGACTTTGCCCACTCGCTGGTCGGCGTCGGCTCGCTGGCGGAAGCGGCCGAGCTCGTCAGCTCCCATGCGCGCAAGCAGTTCGAGGCGCTCACCGCGCAGTCGAAGGAAATCGCCGAGCTTGGCCAGAAGGTCGCAACCGAGACCGTCGAGCCGCTCAAGGCCAGCGTCACCAAGGCGTTCCAGAACGTCGCCTGAGCGATTTTAGAAATTGATCCATCAACGGCCGGGCTTGCCCGGCCGTTTTCGTATTTGCATTGGCAAAAGGCAGGATTCCGCCTGTCCGGTAGGGCCGCCATTCTGATAGAATCTCTTGTTGCAGAATGGCTTGTCCGGTCTTGCCAAAGCCGGGCGGTGCCCCTAGTTTCCGCGCGTTCGCAGCCCTCGGGGCGCGACGAAGGATGCAGTTGTAGCTCAGCTGGTTAGAGCGCCGGATTGTGGATCCGGAGGTCGGTGGTTCGATCCCACCCAACTGTACCATCGCCCCTTCCAGCTATCCTTTTGCGAGTAAATCGGATCGGTCAACGCGGTCCGGCGATGATGATTGCGGCCCCGATCAGGCAGATCGCCGCGCCCGACAGGTCCCATTTATCCGGCTGCATCCCTTCCGCCAGCCAGAGCCACGCCACCGACGCGAGGATGTAGACGCCGCCATAGGCCGCGAAGGTGCGGCCCGCCGCCTCACTCTCCACCAGCGTGAGGAGATAGGCGAACAGGATCAGCGCCGCGATTCCGGGGATCACCAGCAAGGCGGACTTGCCGAGGCGCAGCCACGCCCAGAAGGCGAAGCATCCCGCGATCTCCATGAATGCAGCGCCGGCATAGGCGAGGGTGGTTCTCATCGCGCCTCCTTGGATGCCGAGCGATCTACACCATACGCCCGGCGTCATCTACCCGAAGCAGGTACTTCCCCGCATCGACCTGTGCCTTTTGCTTCTTGACGAT
The nucleotide sequence above comes from [Pseudomonas] carboxydohydrogena. Encoded proteins:
- a CDS encoding YnfA family protein: MRTTLAYAGAAFMEIAGCFAFWAWLRLGKSALLVIPGIAALILFAYLLTLVESEAAGRTFAAYGGVYILASVAWLWLAEGMQPDKWDLSGAAICLIGAAIIIAGPR
- a CDS encoding phasin, with product MSTQGFFTTTPFQIPEQFRAFAENGVNQARDGYQKLKAAAESNNEALEAAYASAAKGASGFTAKLVEIAQTNVTSSFDFAHSLVGVGSLAEAAELVSSHARKQFEALTAQSKEIAELGQKVATETVEPLKASVTKAFQNVA